One region of Miscanthus floridulus cultivar M001 chromosome 19, ASM1932011v1, whole genome shotgun sequence genomic DNA includes:
- the LOC136526114 gene encoding uncharacterized protein — MFHIEYITFLVADFDTAYHAILGRLALTKFMVVPHYSYLVLKMPAPRGVLSLQANLTVSYDCEKESLALVKAFDLSARMEAYLTESKKVPEEAQEIPMMEAPQKATKAKETKEVSLGLTDSTKTMRSGPT, encoded by the coding sequence ATGTTTCATATCGAGTACATCACCTTCCTGGTCGCTGACTTTGACACTGCCTACCATGCCATTCTTGGTCGACTggcactcaccaagttcatggttgtaccacactattcctatctagtgctgaagatgccagCGCCAAGAGGGGTCCTCTCCTTGCAAGCCAACCTCACCGTCTCCTATGATTGTGAGAAGGAGAGCCTCGCCCTCGTCAAGGCCTTTGACCTCTCCGCGCGCATGGAGGCCTACCTCACCGAATCCAAGAAGGTGCCTGAAGAAGCTCAGGAGATCCCGATGATGGAGGCGCCTCAAAAAGCTACCAaggccaaggaaaccaaggaagtGAGCCTGGGCCTCACCGATTCGACCAAGACCATGAGATCGGGGCCCACCTAG